A region of Kribbella sp. NBC_01245 DNA encodes the following proteins:
- a CDS encoding ATP-dependent helicase, with translation MTARTSSRYRLVRPSARPAGGLVQAPVLDADQQSVVDHPGGPLLVLAGPGTGKTTTLVEAVVDRVANRGLNPDDVLVLTFGRKAATELRDRITARLGRTTRVMPSLTFHSFCYALLRRFTPADAFDVPLRLPSGPEQSSRLSEALGGSREVGAVRWPSSLHAALKTRGFTDEVQAVIGRARQLGLDPEDLSALGRSADRAEWVAVGDFFEEYLQILDHEQVLDYSELIHRAVILAQQPEVQARLRQEFKVVFVDEYQDTDPGQTQLLQAIAGDGRDLVVVGDPDQSIYTFRGADVRGLMRFTDEFRTTSGGPAAQIALGTTRRFGTTLQRVSRNVVNRLGVPGTLDRETFERFRDPDASGCVYGPGKVEANLYSTSGAELEHIADLLRRAHVQDGVGWHEMAVLVRSGKHSIPPLRRALAAAGIPVDVAGDELPLSREPAVRPMLLALRAVADPATLTVDVVRALALSPLGAMDAGQLRRLARDLRKHDRERAAGQRLPRPSDELLREALLEPLLLDEQASTAAARFVALGERLLKARNIVTAGAAPDEVMWSLWSESPWLRKLRAQSNSGGEVARAANRDLDSLCALFDAASRAEEQVGFKGVSAFLAELESLDIAGDNRYDATYREAGVQLMTAHRSKGLQWRLVVVAGVQEGQWPNLRRRGSLLEPDRLGREGLIEPLSAGALLAEERRLFYVAITRARQRLIVTAVQAPEADGDQPSRLLAELDIPLKLVPGRPRRPLSLSGLVADLRCVLADPASSPALRRAAADRLAQLAGAFDERGHALVPTADPSRWWGVRDRTEAERPVVDPDLPVPLSGSALTTIVDCPLRWFLERRAGGETAGTTAIGFGMVLHTLADAVATGTLPADANELSGWLDKVWSQLDFESSWISDRERGEAELALRRFVAWHKARPDRTLLGSEVPFEVLLPDADKPEVLVKGRMDRVEADSDEAIRVIDLKTGRTTPTKPALARHVQLAIYQRAIESRQLKHLPEDARSGGAELVQLRHDDSGLPKVQGQAPLEPDENGKTWLDEAVDEAAAMVRKEEFVAKRNDGCARCQVRPMCPIQPEGREIV, from the coding sequence GTGACCGCCCGAACCAGCTCCCGCTATCGCCTGGTCCGGCCGTCCGCGCGTCCGGCCGGCGGCCTCGTGCAGGCGCCGGTGCTCGATGCCGACCAGCAGTCCGTCGTCGACCATCCAGGCGGGCCGTTGCTGGTGCTGGCCGGTCCCGGCACGGGCAAGACCACCACCCTGGTCGAGGCCGTGGTGGACCGGGTCGCCAACCGGGGCCTGAATCCGGATGACGTGCTCGTGCTCACCTTCGGGCGCAAGGCCGCGACCGAGTTGCGCGACCGGATCACCGCGCGCCTCGGGCGGACCACGCGCGTGATGCCGTCGTTGACGTTCCACTCGTTCTGCTACGCGTTGCTCCGTAGGTTCACGCCGGCCGACGCGTTCGACGTACCACTGCGGTTGCCGTCCGGGCCCGAGCAGTCGTCCCGCTTGAGCGAGGCCCTCGGCGGCAGCCGCGAGGTGGGTGCGGTGCGTTGGCCGTCCAGCCTGCATGCCGCGCTGAAGACGCGCGGTTTCACCGACGAGGTGCAGGCGGTGATCGGCCGCGCGCGCCAGCTCGGGCTCGACCCGGAGGACCTGTCCGCGCTCGGCCGGTCGGCGGATCGGGCCGAGTGGGTGGCGGTCGGCGACTTCTTCGAGGAGTACTTGCAGATCCTCGACCACGAGCAGGTGCTGGACTACTCCGAGCTGATTCATCGCGCGGTGATCCTGGCGCAGCAGCCGGAGGTCCAGGCTCGGTTGCGGCAGGAGTTCAAGGTCGTTTTCGTCGACGAGTACCAGGACACCGATCCCGGTCAGACCCAGCTGCTGCAGGCCATCGCGGGGGACGGGCGCGATCTAGTGGTCGTGGGCGATCCGGATCAGTCGATCTACACGTTCCGTGGTGCCGATGTGCGCGGGCTGATGCGATTCACCGACGAGTTCCGCACGACCTCGGGTGGGCCCGCAGCTCAGATCGCGCTCGGGACAACTCGCCGCTTTGGTACGACGCTGCAGCGCGTCTCGCGCAACGTGGTGAACCGCCTCGGCGTGCCGGGCACGCTCGATCGCGAGACGTTCGAGCGGTTCCGTGATCCCGACGCGAGTGGCTGCGTTTATGGCCCGGGCAAGGTCGAGGCCAACCTCTACTCGACCAGTGGCGCCGAGCTCGAGCACATCGCCGACCTGCTTCGCCGGGCGCACGTGCAAGACGGAGTCGGCTGGCACGAGATGGCCGTGCTGGTCCGTTCCGGGAAGCACTCGATTCCGCCGTTGCGTCGGGCGCTCGCGGCCGCGGGGATTCCGGTCGACGTGGCGGGCGACGAGTTGCCGCTATCGCGCGAGCCCGCCGTACGGCCGATGCTGCTCGCGCTTCGGGCCGTCGCGGACCCGGCCACGCTGACCGTCGACGTAGTGCGGGCGCTTGCCTTGTCGCCGTTGGGCGCGATGGACGCCGGCCAGCTGCGGCGATTGGCCCGGGACCTGCGCAAACACGATCGCGAGCGGGCCGCCGGGCAGCGCCTGCCCCGACCGTCGGACGAGTTGTTGCGCGAGGCGCTGCTCGAGCCGTTGCTGCTGGACGAGCAGGCGTCGACCGCCGCGGCCCGATTTGTGGCGCTGGGTGAAAGGTTGCTCAAGGCAAGGAATATCGTGACCGCCGGTGCCGCGCCGGATGAGGTGATGTGGTCGCTGTGGTCGGAGTCGCCCTGGCTGCGCAAACTCCGCGCCCAGTCGAACAGCGGTGGCGAGGTGGCCCGCGCGGCGAACCGGGATCTCGACTCGCTCTGCGCGTTGTTCGACGCGGCGAGCCGGGCCGAGGAGCAGGTCGGGTTCAAGGGCGTGAGCGCGTTCCTGGCCGAGCTGGAATCCCTCGACATCGCGGGTGACAACCGATACGACGCGACGTACCGCGAGGCCGGCGTACAGCTCATGACCGCCCATCGGTCCAAAGGCCTGCAATGGCGATTGGTCGTGGTGGCCGGTGTGCAGGAGGGGCAGTGGCCCAACCTGCGTCGGCGCGGGTCGTTGCTGGAGCCGGATCGCCTTGGTCGCGAGGGCTTGATCGAGCCGCTGTCGGCGGGGGCGTTGCTGGCGGAGGAGCGGCGGCTGTTCTATGTCGCGATCACGCGGGCGAGGCAGCGGTTGATCGTGACGGCGGTGCAGGCGCCCGAGGCCGACGGCGACCAGCCATCGCGGTTGCTCGCCGAGCTGGACATCCCGTTGAAGCTCGTGCCCGGGCGACCGCGCCGGCCGCTGTCGCTGTCGGGTCTGGTGGCGGATCTGCGCTGCGTGCTGGCGGATCCGGCGTCGTCCCCGGCGCTTCGCCGTGCGGCCGCGGATCGCCTTGCCCAGTTGGCCGGGGCCTTCGACGAGCGAGGGCATGCCCTGGTGCCGACGGCCGATCCGTCCCGCTGGTGGGGTGTGCGCGATCGGACCGAGGCCGAGCGCCCGGTGGTGGATCCGGATCTGCCGGTGCCGTTGTCGGGCAGTGCGCTGACCACGATCGTGGATTGCCCGCTGCGTTGGTTCCTGGAGCGCCGGGCCGGTGGGGAGACCGCTGGTACGACGGCGATCGGGTTCGGCATGGTCCTGCATACGCTCGCGGACGCGGTCGCCACCGGCACGCTGCCGGCCGACGCGAACGAGTTGAGCGGATGGCTCGACAAGGTGTGGAGTCAGCTCGACTTCGAATCCAGCTGGATCTCCGATCGCGAGCGAGGTGAGGCCGAGCTGGCGCTGCGCCGGTTCGTCGCCTGGCACAAGGCGCGGCCGGATCGGACGCTGCTCGGATCCGAGGTGCCGTTCGAGGTGCTGTTGCCGGATGCGGACAAACCCGAGGTCCTGGTGAAGGGCCGGATGGACCGGGTCGAGGCGGATTCCGACGAGGCGATCCGCGTGATCGACCTGAAGACGGGTCGTACGACGCCGACCAAGCCCGCGCTCGCGCGACACGTTCAGCTCGCGATCTACCAGCGCGCGATCGAGTCCCGCCAGTTGAAGCACCTCCCCGAGGACGCGCGCAGCGGTGGTGCGGAGCTGGTCCAGTTGCGGCATGACGACAGCGGTCTGCCGAAGGTGCAGGGGCAGGCGCCGCTGGAGCCCGACGAGAACGGCAAGACCTGGCTGGACGAGGCGGTGGACGAGGCGGCCGCGATGGTGCGCAAGGAGGAGTTCGTGGCCAAGCGGAATGACGGCTGCGCCCGGTGCCAGGTGCGGCCGATGTGCCCGATTCAGCCCGAAGGCCGGGAGATCGTCTGA
- a CDS encoding LLM class F420-dependent oxidoreductase, producing MRFAIKTRPEHTTWEQLRDVWIAADEFEIFESAWNWDHFYPLTGDLTGPNLEGWTTLAALAQATKRIRLGCQVSGMIYRHPAVLANMAATVDIISAGRLELGVGAGWNQLECDAYGIELPPLKERFDRFDEGVEAIVGLLSDTVTNYDGRYVKLTDARCEPKPVQRPHPPITIGGKGPKRTLRAAARWAQQWNVIVPSVDEWLPLKEILVGHCDDIGRDPSEITCSVNVRIDPEQPLENAVAEAATYQKAGVDLIVMNLPHRAAPETLEPLAKALATLS from the coding sequence ATGCGCTTCGCGATCAAGACCCGGCCCGAACACACCACCTGGGAGCAGCTCCGCGATGTGTGGATCGCTGCCGACGAGTTCGAGATCTTCGAGTCCGCCTGGAACTGGGACCACTTCTACCCGCTGACCGGTGATCTGACCGGCCCGAACCTCGAGGGCTGGACGACGCTCGCGGCGCTGGCGCAGGCCACGAAGCGGATCCGCCTGGGCTGTCAGGTCAGCGGCATGATCTACCGGCATCCCGCGGTGCTGGCCAACATGGCGGCGACCGTCGACATCATCTCCGCGGGTCGGCTGGAGCTCGGCGTCGGCGCGGGCTGGAACCAGCTCGAGTGCGACGCGTACGGGATCGAGCTGCCGCCGCTGAAGGAGCGGTTCGACCGGTTCGACGAAGGCGTCGAGGCGATCGTCGGCCTGCTCAGCGACACCGTCACGAACTACGACGGCCGGTACGTCAAACTCACCGATGCTCGATGCGAGCCCAAACCCGTGCAGCGCCCGCATCCGCCCATCACGATCGGCGGCAAGGGCCCGAAGCGAACGCTGCGAGCCGCCGCCCGATGGGCCCAGCAGTGGAACGTGATCGTGCCGAGCGTCGACGAATGGCTGCCGCTGAAGGAGATCCTGGTCGGCCACTGCGACGACATCGGCCGCGATCCCAGCGAGATCACGTGCTCGGTGAATGTCCGGATCGACCCGGAGCAGCCGCTCGAGAACGCCGTCGCGGAAGCAGCGACGTACCAAAAGGCGGGTGTCGACCTGATCGTCATGAACCTCCCGCACCGGGCTGCCCCCGAGACACTGGAGCCGCTCGCGAAGGCGCTCGCGACCCTGTCCTAA
- a CDS encoding DNA/RNA non-specific endonuclease, producing MPSDLERIAQGLIDYLDANPRLAAELGAAAAQCQQLAVEVAELAVILPEAAAAAEYLQQAANDCGEAAQLSSRATVIGHNWAVEAVGASGPTVGDRPGSQDAAAGNKPESASPPQSPDAADSPSQPEQIELNFGDLLVPDPGAADDKAQPSTIELSTSDLEHRRVLNHPPGNATIVVDGRFTYRTDERGRVISANAILDIVDVKHPRDVAAQRKLIGKLPGDHAGHIFARIFQGPLGSLNLTAMEGAKVNQSAYKTLENRWRQLIESGNEVEVFIELKYLGDSVRPDRIQVGYSQDGKVRWTTIRNTPRQQGGRDGGQRI from the coding sequence ATGCCATCGGACCTTGAGCGGATCGCCCAGGGACTGATCGACTACCTCGACGCGAACCCGCGCCTGGCCGCGGAGCTTGGCGCCGCGGCAGCACAATGCCAGCAGTTGGCAGTGGAGGTCGCTGAGCTGGCGGTGATACTGCCTGAGGCGGCTGCTGCAGCCGAGTACCTCCAGCAGGCCGCGAATGACTGCGGCGAGGCAGCACAACTGTCCTCCCGTGCGACTGTGATCGGGCACAACTGGGCGGTTGAGGCGGTCGGCGCCAGTGGCCCGACCGTAGGTGATCGACCGGGCTCGCAGGATGCAGCGGCCGGCAACAAGCCTGAGTCTGCATCGCCACCACAGAGCCCGGACGCCGCGGACTCACCGTCGCAGCCTGAGCAGATTGAGCTGAACTTCGGCGACCTGCTGGTACCCGATCCTGGTGCGGCAGACGATAAGGCCCAACCTTCGACAATCGAGTTGTCGACCAGCGACCTGGAGCACCGACGCGTTCTGAATCATCCGCCAGGCAACGCGACGATCGTGGTGGACGGCCGATTCACCTATAGAACTGATGAGCGTGGCCGTGTCATCAGCGCTAACGCGATTCTCGACATTGTCGACGTGAAGCATCCTCGGGACGTGGCAGCGCAGCGCAAGCTGATTGGGAAGCTACCCGGCGACCACGCGGGTCATATCTTCGCCCGCATCTTCCAGGGACCGCTAGGTTCGCTGAACCTGACAGCGATGGAAGGCGCGAAGGTCAACCAAAGTGCATACAAAACCTTGGAAAACCGATGGCGACAATTGATCGAGAGCGGCAACGAAGTCGAGGTCTTCATCGAACTGAAGTACCTAGGCGATAGCGTTCGGCCTGACCGCATCCAGGTCGGCTACAGCCAAGACGGCAAGGTCCGATGGACCACGATCCGTAACACCCCACGACAGCAAGGAGGCCGCGACGGTGGACAGCGAATCTAA
- a CDS encoding vanadium-dependent haloperoxidase, with amino-acid sequence MSHRPLGIFTSLALSTAIAITPAAANPTARTDVALEWYDVTASTISTAGAPTQVTNNRTWAIGWLAATRALLHKPAATRDYQDAALAGAVHETLVTLIPARAAQLDQALATTLARIPDGSAESTGLAEGRRQAKAVLTSRTGDGLDPASVNAPFTPPPAAPGIWQPTPPANSPATQYGNRVAKPFLLRSANQYRPGPPPALGSARYNRDLTEVRTVGSAGSTTRTQAQTDTAVFWLGSSYVLYTEPVRVALTETTGKSPADRAKLVALFHVAAVDTQIATSDTKYAYLRWRPVTAIRAGGDATWTPHHTTPAHPDYPSGHTTYSGSAEQVLTTLVGPRTAKPYTIGSPSAPGVTRTYTTWRKLTEENVDARVWSGIHTRTADTTGVTLGRQVAANTLREANRLLR; translated from the coding sequence ATGAGTCACCGCCCGCTGGGCATCTTCACGTCCCTTGCCCTCTCCACAGCCATCGCCATCACCCCCGCCGCGGCCAACCCCACGGCCCGCACCGACGTCGCACTCGAGTGGTACGACGTCACCGCGAGCACGATCTCCACCGCCGGCGCGCCCACCCAGGTCACCAACAACCGGACCTGGGCGATCGGCTGGCTCGCCGCCACCCGCGCCCTGCTGCACAAACCGGCCGCTACGCGCGACTACCAGGACGCCGCACTCGCCGGCGCCGTACACGAAACGCTGGTCACGCTCATCCCGGCCCGCGCCGCCCAACTCGACCAGGCCCTCGCCACCACGCTGGCGCGGATCCCCGACGGCTCCGCCGAGTCCACCGGTCTCGCGGAAGGACGGCGACAAGCCAAGGCGGTGCTGACCTCAAGAACAGGTGACGGGCTAGACCCGGCCTCGGTGAACGCGCCCTTCACCCCACCACCCGCTGCTCCAGGCATTTGGCAGCCCACACCGCCCGCAAACTCTCCAGCCACGCAGTACGGCAACAGGGTCGCCAAGCCCTTCCTGCTGCGTAGTGCGAACCAGTACCGACCAGGGCCGCCTCCGGCACTCGGGTCGGCTCGCTACAACCGCGACCTCACCGAGGTACGTACGGTCGGCTCAGCCGGAAGCACCACCCGCACGCAAGCCCAGACGGACACGGCCGTCTTCTGGCTCGGTTCGTCGTACGTCCTCTACACCGAGCCCGTGCGAGTAGCGCTAACCGAGACCACCGGTAAGTCCCCAGCCGACCGGGCCAAGCTCGTCGCGCTCTTCCACGTGGCAGCGGTGGACACGCAAATCGCCACCTCTGACACCAAGTACGCCTACCTGCGCTGGCGTCCCGTCACAGCCATCCGGGCCGGCGGCGACGCCACCTGGACGCCGCACCACACCACTCCTGCCCACCCGGACTACCCCAGCGGCCACACCACGTATTCCGGATCAGCCGAGCAGGTGCTGACCACGCTGGTCGGGCCGCGGACGGCCAAGCCGTACACGATCGGCAGCCCGTCGGCGCCGGGCGTCACCCGGACCTACACGACGTGGCGCAAGCTCACCGAGGAAAACGTCGACGCCCGGGTCTGGTCCGGCATCCACACCCGCACCGCTGATACGACCGGCGTCACCCTCGGCCGCCAGGTCGCCGCGAACACCCTGCGGGAGGCAAACCGCCTGCTCCGCTAA
- a CDS encoding DUF2277 domain-containing protein, protein MCRNITPLRGLEPAATPEEIQAAAMQFVRKVAGVSSISATTREPLERAAAEIAKITTALLEELPERRVPPQTVPPLRRPEVRARLGLS, encoded by the coding sequence ATGTGCAGAAACATCACTCCGCTCCGGGGCCTTGAGCCGGCCGCCACCCCGGAAGAGATTCAGGCGGCCGCGATGCAGTTCGTTCGCAAGGTGGCCGGTGTGAGCAGCATCAGCGCCACCACCAGGGAGCCGCTGGAGCGTGCCGCGGCCGAGATCGCGAAGATCACCACCGCGCTGCTGGAGGAGTTGCCCGAGCGCCGGGTGCCACCGCAGACCGTGCCGCCGCTGCGCCGTCCCGAGGTCAGAGCACGCCTCGGCCTGAGCTAG
- a CDS encoding SH3 domain-containing protein, with protein MRRFLAGLAITGALLSTTAITADAAPARVYGEQAVTACEYWNAAKSNYVNIRSWHSTSSSINGQLQKGQRFCLVGTQTWPEQDGHIWVYGYSYSSGIRGWVASDLLAWP; from the coding sequence ATGCGACGTTTCCTCGCCGGTCTCGCCATCACCGGTGCTTTGCTCTCGACGACCGCGATCACGGCTGACGCAGCACCCGCGCGGGTGTACGGCGAGCAGGCCGTAACCGCTTGCGAATACTGGAACGCGGCGAAGTCGAACTACGTGAACATCCGGTCCTGGCACTCGACGTCATCCTCGATCAACGGGCAACTCCAGAAGGGCCAGCGGTTCTGCCTGGTCGGTACGCAGACCTGGCCCGAGCAAGACGGCCACATCTGGGTCTACGGCTACAGCTACTCGTCAGGCATTCGCGGTTGGGTGGCGTCGGACCTGCTTGCCTGGCCGTGA
- the moeZ gene encoding adenylyltransferase/sulfurtransferase MoeZ has protein sequence MTLPPLVEPADELTIDEVRRYSRHLIIPEVGMAGQKRLKNAKVLVIGAGGLGSPALLYLAAAGVGTLGIVEFDTVDESNLQRQIIHGQSDVGKSKAQSAKDSILETNPYTNVVLHEVRLDNDNVFEIFEQYDLIVDGTDNFATRYLVNDAAVLLGKPYVWGSIFRFDGQISVFWAEHGPCYRCLYPEPPPPGMVPSCAEGGVLGVLCASVGAAQVTEAIKLLTGIGDPSLGRLNIYEALDLNWRTLKVRKDPNCAICGENPTVTELIDYESFCGAITEEAADAAAGSTISVKQLSEWIKLKDNGEKDFLLVDVREPNEYEINRIPGAVLIPKADFQTGVALEKLPQDKQLVFHCKSGVRSAEVLAIAKGAGFSDAVHVGGGVVAWVDQIDPSQPSY, from the coding sequence ATGACACTTCCACCCCTGGTTGAGCCGGCTGACGAGCTGACCATTGACGAGGTGCGGCGGTATTCGCGGCACCTGATCATTCCCGAGGTCGGGATGGCCGGGCAGAAGCGGCTGAAGAACGCCAAGGTGCTGGTGATCGGCGCCGGTGGGCTCGGCAGCCCCGCTCTGCTCTACCTGGCGGCGGCCGGAGTCGGCACGTTGGGCATCGTCGAATTCGACACCGTCGACGAGTCGAACCTGCAGCGCCAGATCATTCACGGCCAGTCCGACGTCGGTAAGTCCAAGGCCCAGTCGGCCAAGGACTCGATCCTCGAGACGAACCCGTACACCAATGTCGTTCTGCACGAGGTCCGGCTGGACAACGACAACGTCTTCGAGATCTTCGAGCAGTACGACCTGATCGTCGACGGCACCGACAACTTCGCCACCCGGTATCTGGTGAACGACGCCGCGGTGCTGCTCGGCAAGCCGTACGTGTGGGGCTCGATCTTCCGGTTCGACGGGCAGATCAGCGTGTTCTGGGCCGAGCATGGCCCTTGCTACCGCTGCCTCTACCCCGAGCCGCCGCCTCCCGGCATGGTGCCGTCGTGCGCCGAGGGCGGCGTCCTCGGTGTGCTCTGCGCCTCCGTCGGCGCGGCCCAGGTCACCGAGGCGATCAAGCTGCTCACCGGTATCGGCGACCCGTCGCTCGGCCGGCTGAACATCTACGAGGCCCTCGACCTGAACTGGCGCACCCTGAAGGTTCGCAAGGACCCGAACTGCGCCATCTGCGGCGAGAACCCGACCGTCACCGAGCTGATCGACTACGAGAGCTTCTGCGGTGCGATCACCGAGGAGGCGGCCGACGCCGCGGCGGGCTCGACAATCTCGGTCAAGCAGCTGAGCGAGTGGATCAAGCTCAAGGACAACGGCGAGAAGGACTTCCTGCTGGTCGACGTCCGCGAGCCCAACGAGTACGAGATCAACCGGATCCCGGGCGCGGTGCTGATCCCCAAGGCCGACTTCCAGACCGGCGTCGCGCTGGAGAAGCTGCCGCAGGACAAGCAGCTCGTCTTCCACTGCAAGTCCGGCGTGCGGTCGGCGGAGGTGCTGGCCATCGCCAAGGGCGCAGGCTTCTCCGACGCCGTGCACGTCGGCGGTGGCGTGGTGGCCTGGGTCGACCAGATCGACCCGTCCCAGCCGTCGTACTGA
- a CDS encoding MGMT family protein, whose product MDREEYIEAVLVAVESIPPGQVATYGDIAAYVGQGGPRQVGAIMREYGGGVPWWRVIRASGVPAEEVGDEQIQRLRGDGVRVTNGKVDLKSTRWRPSS is encoded by the coding sequence GTGGATCGGGAGGAGTACATCGAGGCGGTGCTGGTCGCGGTGGAGTCGATTCCGCCCGGCCAGGTGGCGACCTACGGCGACATCGCGGCGTACGTCGGGCAGGGTGGACCGCGGCAGGTCGGCGCGATCATGCGGGAGTACGGCGGCGGGGTGCCGTGGTGGCGCGTGATCCGGGCCAGCGGCGTACCGGCCGAGGAGGTCGGCGACGAGCAGATCCAACGCCTGCGCGGCGATGGCGTGCGGGTCACCAACGGCAAGGTCGACCTGAAAAGCACCCGTTGGCGGCCGTCCTCCTGA
- a CDS encoding immunity protein YezG family protein, translated as MDSESNERLVAVGKALVRAAPTAWTKLELHVTGAGGMTETALDIHHPDNTIDQSGALDSDGREAVHDLRESMFQPGKGTWFNATLTLDRTGKFNAEFDYDNAPFDGVADAELLVEDQQLFPRDPANLPNWHPSANS; from the coding sequence GTGGACAGCGAATCTAACGAGCGCCTGGTCGCCGTGGGCAAAGCCCTGGTGCGGGCCGCCCCAACCGCATGGACGAAGCTTGAGCTGCACGTGACCGGAGCGGGCGGAATGACCGAGACAGCCCTTGACATCCACCATCCCGACAACACGATTGACCAATCAGGGGCACTGGATAGCGACGGCCGCGAAGCGGTTCACGACCTTCGGGAATCGATGTTCCAGCCCGGCAAGGGAACCTGGTTCAACGCCACGTTGACCCTCGATCGAACCGGCAAGTTCAACGCCGAGTTCGACTACGACAACGCCCCGTTCGATGGTGTTGCCGACGCTGAGCTGCTTGTCGAAGACCAACAGTTGTTCCCACGCGATCCGGCGAACCTCCCAAACTGGCATCCGTCCGCAAACAGCTGA